The following proteins come from a genomic window of bacterium:
- a CDS encoding glycosyltransferase codes for MTRHLLVSYHTCPAEEPGDGLAGGMNVFLLGLLRGLSNRGFATDVLTRATGETVEVSAPFPGIRVFHVPCGWKEPPSRESAFASLGLFVDRCRILMRGERIEPRVVSAHYWMSGVVARDLAGAPMILCYHTVEARKVPAPGGEREPLSSIRREREAALAREASRVVCFTEFDLAENRRIFPELSEKGVVIPPGVDDRFRHLPPREVARSYLGLPQGAMVFLLAAREDAGKNAAAAVAAFRAMRDRWEAKAILLVAGQEGPDGGPGGDVFFLGSLPHGGMPMLFAAADAVVCPSLYESFGLVPLEALTAGVPVVAPEGTYWGDRIRSEGGGLAYPREDPDRFSGALLSLASSPELRARLSLEGPALAAPFTWEKCTASWEALLASVSTPGSPR; via the coding sequence TTGACGCGGCACCTTCTCGTTTCCTACCACACATGTCCGGCGGAGGAGCCGGGGGATGGGCTCGCCGGGGGGATGAACGTCTTCCTCCTGGGGCTGCTCCGCGGGCTGTCGAATCGGGGGTTCGCCACCGACGTCCTCACCCGCGCCACGGGGGAAACCGTCGAGGTCTCCGCGCCGTTCCCGGGGATCCGCGTCTTTCACGTCCCGTGCGGCTGGAAGGAGCCTCCGTCCCGCGAAAGCGCGTTCGCGTCGCTGGGCCTCTTTGTCGACCGGTGCCGGATCCTGATGCGGGGAGAGCGGATCGAACCGCGCGTCGTCTCCGCGCACTACTGGATGTCGGGCGTCGTCGCGCGCGACCTCGCCGGCGCGCCGATGATCCTCTGCTATCACACGGTGGAGGCGCGCAAGGTCCCGGCGCCCGGGGGGGAGCGGGAGCCGCTCTCCTCGATCCGAAGGGAGCGGGAGGCGGCGCTGGCGCGGGAGGCGTCCCGCGTCGTCTGCTTCACGGAGTTCGACCTCGCGGAGAACCGCCGGATCTTCCCGGAACTGTCGGAGAAGGGGGTGGTCATCCCGCCGGGGGTGGACGACCGGTTCCGCCACCTTCCCCCCCGCGAGGTCGCGCGGTCGTACCTCGGCCTTCCCCAGGGGGCGATGGTCTTCCTGCTCGCCGCCCGGGAGGACGCCGGGAAAAACGCCGCGGCGGCCGTCGCCGCGTTCCGCGCGATGCGGGATCGATGGGAGGCGAAGGCGATCCTCCTCGTGGCGGGACAGGAAGGGCCGGACGGCGGACCCGGTGGAGACGTGTTCTTCCTCGGGTCCCTTCCGCACGGCGGCATGCCGATGCTGTTCGCGGCGGCGGACGCCGTCGTCTGTCCGTCGCTTTACGAATCGTTCGGGCTGGTGCCGCTGGAGGCGCTTACGGCGGGCGTGCCGGTCGTCGCGCCGGAGGGGACGTACTGGGGGGACCGGATCCGTTCGGAGGGCGGGGGACTGGCCTACCCGCGGGAGGATCCGGACCGGTTTTCCGGGGCGCTCCTTTCGCTCGCGTCGTCTCCGGAATTGCGGGCCCGGCTGTCTTTGGAGGGGCCCGCCCTGGCGGCGCCGTTCACGTGGGAGAAGTGCACGGCGTCCTGGGAGGCGCTCCTTGCGTCCGTTTCCACGCCTGGAAGTCCGCGATGA
- a CDS encoding GNAT family N-acetyltransferase, whose product MSLAIAHHLDDVPVAVWEDLHGKGPRSSPFLSPRFLLPWHRAFGRGCDVRVARWARGGGPDEGLLFLCRCGEGGWTFLGGEQVADYLDALVAPGSAEAFWREFFKRGLPSLGGGPLTLPGLVEGTPVLSLLPSICREMGLSCAVEEMDRAPFVSLPGSFEEYLDRLGGKERHELRRKMRRAGELLPGLAFRVTRTPGDLANDLPSFLELHRKSHPEKEAFMDAAMASFFREVAEGFLASGRLRLAFLSTRGADVASVFQFRTDGATLLYNSGYDPSLRAANPGLVLIARSIGQAVEEGCAEYDFLRGAERYKYDLGGVDRVVYRLTVSA is encoded by the coding sequence GTGAGCCTCGCCATCGCTCACCACCTCGACGACGTCCCGGTCGCGGTGTGGGAAGATCTCCACGGAAAGGGACCCCGCTCCTCCCCGTTCCTTTCGCCCCGGTTCCTCCTCCCCTGGCATCGCGCCTTCGGCCGGGGGTGCGACGTCCGGGTCGCACGCTGGGCTCGTGGCGGCGGACCCGACGAGGGGCTCCTCTTCCTGTGCCGCTGCGGGGAGGGGGGATGGACCTTCCTCGGCGGAGAACAGGTCGCGGACTACCTCGACGCCCTCGTCGCGCCCGGTTCCGCGGAGGCCTTCTGGAGGGAATTCTTCAAGCGGGGACTCCCGTCCCTGGGCGGCGGTCCGCTGACGCTCCCCGGTCTCGTGGAAGGGACGCCGGTCCTGTCGCTCCTCCCGTCGATCTGCCGGGAGATGGGACTTTCCTGCGCCGTCGAGGAGATGGACCGGGCCCCCTTCGTCTCCCTGCCGGGATCCTTCGAGGAGTATCTCGATCGGCTGGGCGGGAAGGAGCGGCACGAATTGCGGCGCAAGATGCGGCGCGCCGGGGAGCTTCTTCCGGGTCTCGCCTTCCGGGTGACCCGGACGCCCGGGGACCTCGCGAACGATCTTCCCTCCTTCCTGGAGCTCCACCGGAAGAGCCACCCGGAGAAGGAGGCGTTCATGGACGCGGCGATGGCGAGCTTCTTCCGCGAAGTCGCGGAGGGGTTCCTCGCCTCCGGACGCCTGCGCCTCGCGTTCCTCTCCACGCGGGGGGCGGACGTCGCCTCGGTGTTCCAGTTCCGCACCGACGGCGCCACGCTGCTCTACAACTCGGGGTACGACCCTTCGCTCCGGGCGGCCAACCCCGGGCTCGTCCTCATCGCGCGCTCCATCGGGCAGGCCGTGGAGGAAGGGTGCGCAGAGTACGACTTCCTGCGGGGGGCGGAACGGTACAAGTACGATCTCGGAGGGGTGGACCGGGTGGTCTATCGCCTGACGGTCTCCGCTTGA